The following proteins are encoded in a genomic region of Streptococcus constellatus subsp. constellatus:
- a CDS encoding prephenate dehydrogenase, with the protein MEKKVIYIAGLGLIGSSIALGIRRGHPNYIILGYNRGKESRKIALEKGLVDKVTNQFAEFAPLADVIILAIPIKQTIEFIRQLATLDLKKAVIISDVGSTKAEIVTAAEEALREKDIRFVGAHPMAGSHKTGARAADVNLFENAYYIFTPSHLTKDGTIEEMKDLLSGLHARFIEIDAKEHDDVTSQISHFPHILASSLMDQAAAYTQQHEMTQHFAAGGFRDMTRIAESEPSMWTSILLTNPDAILERIEDFKKRLDIISSAIQNKNEDLIWKFFQHGRQVRKAMEIHKRAGVDSFYDIFINVPDEEDAILGILELLRGTSIVNIHINEENREDINGILQITFKNREDLEKSAKIIREKTHYPVFLD; encoded by the coding sequence ATGGAAAAGAAAGTTATTTACATTGCAGGTCTTGGTTTGATTGGATCATCAATCGCACTTGGAATTCGACGTGGTCATCCAAACTATATCATATTAGGCTATAATCGTGGAAAAGAGTCAAGAAAGATCGCCCTTGAAAAAGGCTTAGTGGATAAAGTGACCAACCAGTTTGCTGAATTTGCTCCTCTGGCAGATGTGATTATTCTTGCTATCCCTATCAAGCAAACCATTGAGTTTATCCGACAATTAGCCACTTTAGATTTAAAAAAAGCTGTTATTATCTCAGATGTAGGCTCTACCAAAGCTGAAATTGTAACTGCTGCTGAAGAAGCTCTAAGGGAGAAAGATATCCGATTTGTAGGTGCGCATCCTATGGCAGGTAGTCATAAAACGGGGGCTCGTGCAGCAGATGTGAATCTGTTTGAAAATGCCTATTATATTTTTACTCCGTCTCATTTGACGAAAGATGGCACGATAGAGGAAATGAAAGATCTCTTATCGGGTTTGCATGCTCGGTTTATCGAGATTGATGCCAAAGAGCATGATGATGTAACTAGCCAAATTAGTCATTTTCCGCATATTCTAGCTTCGAGCCTTATGGATCAGGCAGCTGCATATACTCAACAGCACGAAATGACACAACATTTCGCTGCTGGAGGCTTTCGTGATATGACACGGATTGCAGAGAGTGAGCCAAGCATGTGGACTTCGATTTTGTTGACCAATCCAGATGCTATTTTAGAGAGAATAGAGGATTTTAAGAAGCGATTAGATATCATTTCAAGTGCTATTCAGAATAAAAATGAAGATCTAATTTGGAAATTTTTTCAACATGGGCGGCAAGTCCGAAAAGCTATGGAAATTCATAAACGAGCTGGTGTGGATAGCTTTTATGACATTTTCATCAATGTTCCTGATGAAGAAGATGCTATTTTAGGTATCCTAGAACTTCTAAGAGGAACGTCCATTGTTAACATTCACATCAACGAAGAAAATCGTGAAGACATTAACGGAATTCTCCAAATCACCTTTAAAAATCGTGAAGATTTGGAAAAATCTGCTAAAATAATAAGAGAAAAGACACATTATCCAGTCTTTTTAGATTAA
- a CDS encoding YlbF/YmcA family competence regulator: MSNIYDLANELSRTLRDLPEYKAVVESKKAVDADSEAKALLKDYLAFQQELQAMAQSGQMPTQEVQDKMKSFGEKIQVNPALTEFFNKQQQLSIYLADIERIIFDPVQELLK, translated from the coding sequence ATGTCAAATATTTATGATTTAGCAAATGAACTTAGCCGTACTCTGCGTGACCTTCCTGAGTACAAAGCTGTTGTCGAAAGTAAAAAAGCAGTAGATGCTGATAGTGAAGCGAAAGCTCTTTTAAAGGATTATCTAGCTTTTCAACAAGAATTGCAAGCGATGGCACAATCAGGTCAAATGCCCACGCAAGAAGTACAAGATAAGATGAAATCCTTTGGGGAAAAAATTCAAGTAAATCCTGCTCTGACTGAATTTTTCAACAAACAACAGCAATTATCTATTTACTTGGCGGACATTGAACGTATCATTTTTGATCCAGTTCAAGAATTGCTAAAATAA
- a CDS encoding shikimate kinase — MPKILIGFMGAGKSTIASLLDENFIDMDEFLSEKLEMPIKEYFERYGEEAFRQRESELLKELLQSEQVISTGGGIVSSIQNRKLLKQNPENIYLKTDFETLYQRLEEDQKHQRPLYLNNSKADLKSLFNQRQAWYEEVATKVIDVTTLTPKQIVEVLQ; from the coding sequence ATGCCTAAAATTTTGATTGGTTTCATGGGGGCTGGAAAATCAACAATTGCTAGCTTGTTAGATGAGAATTTTATTGATATGGATGAGTTTTTGTCAGAAAAACTAGAGATGCCGATTAAAGAATATTTTGAGCGGTATGGTGAAGAAGCTTTTCGACAAAGAGAAAGTGAATTATTAAAAGAATTGCTGCAGTCAGAACAAGTCATCTCAACCGGTGGCGGAATCGTAAGCAGTATTCAAAATCGCAAGTTATTAAAACAAAATCCTGAAAACATTTATTTGAAAACGGATTTTGAGACACTTTACCAGCGCCTTGAAGAAGATCAGAAACACCAGCGCCCGCTTTATTTGAACAATAGCAAAGCTGATTTAAAAAGTCTTTTTAATCAACGTCAGGCTTGGTATGAAGAAGTAGCTACAAAAGTTATTGATGTGACTACTTTGACACCGAAACAAATTGTGGAGGTGTTGCAATGA
- the aroA gene encoding 3-phosphoshikimate 1-carboxyvinyltransferase: protein MQLRTKASGLAGCIHVPGDKSISHRSIIFGSLAKGVTTIHDILRGEDVLSTMQVFRDLGVQIDDDGNVVTIHGVGFAGLKAPTNTLNMGNSGTSMRLISGVLAGQDFAATMVGDDSLSKRPMDRVTIPLRQMGVQIAGQTNRDLPPLTIHGNKTLQPIHYTLPVASAQVKSALIFAALQARGESVILEKEMTRNHTEDMIEQFGGQIFINDKEIRIQGGQEFIGQNVVIPGDISSAAFWLVAGLIVPNSKIILKNVGINETRTGILDVIQAMGGKLSVADVDNIAKSATMTVETSELVGIEISGEIIPRLIDELPIIALLATQAKGQTVIRDAEELKVKETDRIQVVADTLNSMGADITPTEDGMIIKGKSPLHGAKVNTFGDHRIGMMAAIAALLVNDDQVELERAEAINTSYPNFFHDLEDLLHA, encoded by the coding sequence ATGCAATTACGAACAAAGGCAAGTGGGTTAGCAGGGTGCATTCATGTGCCAGGGGATAAGTCTATTAGTCATCGCTCAATTATATTTGGTAGTTTAGCTAAAGGAGTCACAACGATTCATGATATTTTGCGAGGGGAAGATGTTCTATCCACCATGCAAGTCTTTCGCGATTTAGGTGTTCAGATTGACGATGATGGCAATGTAGTAACGATTCACGGGGTGGGCTTTGCTGGCCTTAAAGCCCCGACAAACACACTGAACATGGGAAATTCTGGTACCTCCATGCGCTTGATTTCGGGCGTACTAGCTGGACAGGATTTTGCAGCAACAATGGTTGGCGATGATAGTTTATCGAAACGTCCTATGGATCGTGTAACAATTCCTCTCCGTCAAATGGGAGTCCAAATCGCTGGGCAAACCAATCGTGACCTGCCGCCGCTTACGATTCATGGAAATAAGACCTTACAACCAATTCATTATACATTACCTGTAGCTTCTGCTCAGGTTAAGTCTGCTTTGATATTTGCTGCTTTGCAAGCTCGAGGTGAATCCGTCATTCTCGAAAAAGAGATGACCCGCAACCATACAGAAGATATGATTGAGCAGTTTGGTGGTCAGATTTTTATCAATGATAAGGAAATTCGTATTCAGGGTGGACAAGAGTTTATAGGACAGAATGTTGTAATACCAGGAGATATTTCTAGTGCAGCTTTCTGGTTGGTGGCAGGACTTATTGTTCCAAATTCTAAGATTATTTTGAAAAATGTTGGAATCAATGAAACGCGGACTGGTATTTTGGATGTCATTCAAGCAATGGGTGGGAAGTTAAGTGTGGCGGATGTAGACAATATTGCTAAGTCTGCAACTATGACGGTGGAAACATCTGAATTAGTTGGCATAGAAATTAGTGGAGAAATTATCCCACGCTTGATTGATGAATTGCCCATCATTGCACTTTTAGCTACTCAAGCTAAGGGGCAAACGGTGATTCGTGATGCAGAGGAACTAAAAGTAAAAGAAACAGACCGTATTCAAGTTGTGGCAGATACACTAAATAGCATGGGAGCCGATATTACTCCGACAGAGGATGGCATGATCATCAAAGGGAAAAGCCCTCTTCATGGTGCTAAAGTGAATACATTTGGCGATCATCGAATTGGTATGATGGCAGCTATTGCAGCTCTTTTGGTAAACGACGATCAAGTAGAACTGGAACGAGCCGAAGCTATCAATACGAGTTATCCGAATTTCTTTCATGATTTGGAGGATTTACTTCATGCCTAA
- a CDS encoding DUF1634 domain-containing protein produces the protein MTDKMREEKEQLDLVMGKILRIGILLSLLFMFLGLIFYFFSGQQVISLGNLEQFNPVDYVKSHSIFDAVTFMLLGSFMLILTPIFRVISTFIIFLKTKDKMYMIFTAIVMIIILVSIVLGFIIEPK, from the coding sequence ATAAGATGCGAGAAGAAAAAGAGCAGCTGGATTTGGTAATGGGGAAAATTCTTCGCATAGGAATTTTACTGTCCCTTCTTTTTATGTTCCTTGGTCTGATTTTTTACTTTTTTAGTGGGCAGCAGGTGATTTCTTTAGGAAATTTAGAACAGTTTAATCCAGTTGACTACGTGAAGAGCCATTCCATTTTTGATGCAGTAACGTTTATGTTACTAGGATCTTTTATGCTTATTTTGACACCAATTTTTCGAGTGATTTCGACATTTATCATTTTTTTGAAAACAAAAGATAAAATGTATATGATTTTCACAGCGATTGTTATGATTATTATTTTGGTGTCGATTGTTCTAGGGTTTATCATTGAACCAAAGTAA
- a CDS encoding LCP family protein gives MGKKSDNLSHHEQLRLDYLYKNIHYLNEREKKEYQYLLSKQEGKQTIEPARAVRSNFSDQQVPENFGYTEQGLPQYPERSRRSKRSKIERIPNYTTENVENLPKPKKEKRHRKLRVKRILGWLALFVVLIIGGMLFMFIKGLNTSKSNPNAKAAQTEIFHGKDTKDGVNILILGTDGRIGQSSSETRTDSIMVLNVGGKNKKMKLVSFMRDTLVHIDEVSQGSGYDQKLNVAYAIGEQNKNQGAELVRQVLKDNFDIDIKYYALVDFSTFATAIDTLFPNGVEMNANFSTINGEKVSEVQVPDDLNMKDGVVPEQTIKVGKQRMDGRTLLNYARFRKDDEGDFGRTRRQQEVMSAIIQQIKDPTKLFTGSEALGKVFALTSTNIPYSFLLTHGLSSLTNARNGVEKMTIPKNGDWIDAYDMYGGQGLLVDFEAYKTKLAKLGLR, from the coding sequence ATGGGTAAAAAATCTGATAATCTCAGCCACCATGAGCAGTTGAGACTGGACTATCTTTACAAAAATATCCATTATTTAAATGAACGTGAGAAAAAAGAGTATCAATATCTTCTTAGCAAGCAAGAAGGAAAACAAACAATAGAGCCAGCTCGAGCAGTGAGAAGTAACTTTTCTGACCAACAGGTTCCTGAGAATTTTGGCTATACTGAACAAGGATTACCTCAATATCCAGAAAGAAGTCGCCGTAGTAAACGATCTAAAATTGAGCGCATACCAAACTATACAACCGAAAATGTAGAAAATCTGCCCAAGCCTAAAAAGGAAAAACGACATAGAAAATTACGTGTGAAGCGGATTCTAGGTTGGTTAGCACTTTTTGTGGTGTTGATTATTGGAGGGATGCTTTTTATGTTTATAAAAGGTTTGAACACCTCTAAAAGCAATCCAAATGCAAAAGCTGCTCAAACAGAGATTTTTCATGGGAAAGATACAAAAGACGGCGTGAATATACTTATTTTGGGTACAGATGGACGAATTGGGCAATCTTCTTCTGAAACGCGGACAGATTCGATCATGGTCTTAAATGTCGGTGGAAAAAATAAAAAAATGAAACTCGTCAGTTTCATGAGGGACACGCTCGTTCACATTGATGAAGTCAGCCAAGGATCGGGTTATGATCAAAAGTTAAATGTAGCGTATGCCATTGGAGAGCAAAATAAGAATCAAGGCGCTGAATTAGTACGCCAAGTGTTAAAAGATAACTTTGATATTGACATTAAATATTATGCCTTGGTTGATTTTTCGACCTTTGCAACAGCGATTGATACACTTTTTCCAAATGGTGTTGAAATGAATGCGAACTTTTCAACTATCAATGGCGAAAAAGTGAGTGAAGTTCAGGTGCCGGATGATCTTAATATGAAAGACGGCGTGGTTCCAGAGCAGACGATTAAGGTTGGCAAACAACGAATGGACGGTCGTACGCTTTTGAATTATGCGCGTTTCCGTAAAGATGATGAGGGAGATTTTGGACGTACACGTCGCCAGCAAGAGGTGATGAGTGCGATTATTCAGCAAATAAAAGACCCAACGAAACTGTTTACAGGATCTGAAGCACTTGGAAAAGTCTTTGCGTTAACTTCGACAAATATTCCCTATAGCTTTTTACTAACACATGGCTTATCTTCTCTTACCAATGCTCGTAATGGTGTTGAAAAGATGACTATTCCTAAAAATGGTGATTGGATAGATGCTTATGATATGTATGGTGGTCAAGGATTGCTTGTTGATTTTGAAGCTTATAAGACTAAATTAGCAAAACTTGGACTCAGATAA
- the pheA gene encoding prephenate dehydratase, with the protein MKIGFLGPKGSFSHHVAQEAFPADTLVAFENITEVVKAYETGEVDYSVVPVENSIEGSVHETLDYLFHQAAIYAVAEVVQPIQQQLLVTATDKPVEKIFSHPQAIAQGKKYIRQHYPQAKIEITASTAYAARFVAQHPEENYAAIAPKTAASEYDLQIIAEDIQEMDENFTRFWLLGQSISDLPLYPKEKKMTLALTLPDNLPGALYKALATFAWRGIDLTKIESRPLKTALGEYFFIVDINNEKANLVSFAIKELETIGITYKILGNYTVYTISEK; encoded by the coding sequence ATGAAAATTGGATTTTTAGGTCCGAAAGGGTCTTTTTCTCATCATGTGGCACAAGAAGCCTTTCCAGCAGATACTTTAGTTGCTTTTGAAAATATCACAGAAGTTGTAAAGGCTTATGAGACAGGTGAAGTAGATTATTCTGTGGTGCCGGTTGAAAATTCAATTGAAGGCAGTGTCCATGAAACATTGGATTATCTTTTTCATCAGGCTGCCATTTATGCTGTGGCGGAAGTTGTGCAACCGATACAACAACAGCTATTGGTCACAGCAACTGATAAGCCAGTAGAAAAAATCTTTTCTCATCCGCAGGCAATTGCGCAAGGCAAAAAATATATCCGTCAGCATTATCCACAAGCTAAAATCGAAATAACAGCTAGCACAGCTTATGCAGCCCGTTTTGTGGCTCAACATCCTGAAGAAAATTATGCAGCCATTGCTCCTAAAACTGCAGCCAGTGAATATGATTTGCAGATTATTGCAGAGGATATTCAAGAAATGGATGAGAATTTCACTCGTTTTTGGTTGCTTGGACAGTCAATCTCGGATTTGCCATTGTATCCGAAGGAAAAGAAAATGACGCTCGCTTTAACTTTGCCAGATAATCTACCTGGTGCTTTATACAAAGCCCTTGCAACTTTTGCATGGCGGGGAATTGATTTGACAAAGATTGAAAGCCGTCCATTGAAGACAGCCTTGGGAGAATATTTTTTCATTGTGGATATCAATAATGAAAAAGCGAATTTGGTATCATTTGCGATAAAAGAGTTAGAAACAATTGGTATTACTTATAAAATTTTAGGAAATTATACTGTTTATACCATTTCAGAAAAGTAG